One part of the Mariniblastus fucicola genome encodes these proteins:
- a CDS encoding sigma-54 interaction domain-containing protein has translation MPIDPKSRFQNVDDSPLAGLIGESVAMREVYQLTRKFAASGASVLLMGETGTGKELIASSLHELSDRASGPFVRVNCGALTETLLDSELFGHVKGSFTDAIRDRTGRFEAAHGGTIFLDEINSTSLTLQVKLLRVLQEREFERVGDTRTIPVDVRVIAASNRDLSELVAEGLFREDLFWRLNVLPIRLPALRRRGADVELLVTHFLKVYSELNRKEISKVEPAAMQSLLDYGWPGNVRELQNYIERAVVLSEDNVLEKKLLPAAVTGNTEAARTAVFRPTDDESLIREFVYNHISKAEDEAEDLHKQVVDPVEKELLTQVMENCNQTQTKAAQALGINRNTLYKKLVEHGLAKQNGKASSSATQS, from the coding sequence ATGCCGATCGACCCCAAATCTCGTTTTCAGAACGTGGACGATTCGCCGCTTGCTGGACTCATCGGAGAGTCCGTTGCGATGCGCGAAGTCTATCAACTGACACGCAAATTCGCGGCCAGCGGAGCCTCCGTTTTGCTGATGGGTGAAACCGGGACCGGGAAAGAGCTGATCGCGTCTTCGCTGCACGAACTTAGCGACCGAGCCAGCGGCCCATTCGTCCGAGTCAACTGCGGAGCTCTCACCGAGACGCTGCTCGACAGCGAGCTTTTCGGACACGTCAAAGGCTCCTTCACCGATGCGATCCGCGACCGGACTGGACGATTCGAAGCGGCTCACGGCGGCACGATTTTCCTGGACGAAATCAATTCCACGTCGCTAACGCTGCAGGTCAAACTTCTGCGGGTTCTACAGGAGCGAGAGTTTGAGCGAGTCGGCGATACGCGAACGATTCCCGTTGACGTGCGTGTGATTGCGGCGTCGAACCGGGACTTGAGCGAGTTGGTCGCAGAAGGCCTGTTTCGAGAAGACCTTTTTTGGCGGTTAAACGTATTGCCGATTCGATTGCCAGCGCTTCGCAGACGCGGTGCCGATGTCGAACTTTTGGTGACCCATTTTTTGAAAGTTTACTCCGAACTCAATCGCAAAGAGATTTCCAAAGTCGAACCTGCCGCGATGCAATCGTTGCTGGATTATGGATGGCCTGGCAACGTTCGCGAGTTGCAAAACTATATCGAGCGGGCTGTCGTGCTTTCGGAAGACAACGTGCTGGAAAAGAAGCTGCTTCCTGCGGCGGTCACCGGTAACACCGAAGCGGCTCGTACGGCTGTGTTTCGGCCGACTGATGACGAGTCACTGATTCGCGAGTTCGTCTACAACCATATCAGCAAGGCCGAAGATGAAGCCGAAGACCTTCACAAGCAAGTCGTGGACCCGGTTGAGAAAGAACTGCTGACTCAGGTGATGGAAAACTGCAACCAGACACAAACCAAAGCAGCTCAAGCACTGGGCATCAATCGAAACACGCTTTACAAGAAACTGGTCGAACACGGGTTGGCCAAACAGAACGGCAAGGCGTCTTCGTCAGCAACCCAGTCCTGA
- a CDS encoding BCCT family transporter, translating into MSKEPPRPKLDSVALNHVVFWPPFLLLLFAVGLNFLSPDKVGDDGKIIPGGFSKVINGANGWILDHFSWLFSLCAFLALCLCIWICFSKFGKVRIGGSKAKPLMSMWNWFSITICTTIAIGILFWSTAEPVTHYVELPADIAQPRTPEAATFALSTMYLHWSFTPYALYCVASLMFAFAYYNMKKPFSLGSTLTPLFGDWSTGKGGNIIDAVCLYSLVAGMAAALGSGILMLSGGLTDVAGIPSNSAVWAGITFAIVATFIVSSATGLMNGIRILSDINTKLLMLLAVVALICGPTVWILTQSGAALVDYVVHFVPRNTQFFPENWGKNWTVFYWAVWLAWAPITACFLGRISYGRTVREFMLVNFIFPSLFAIVWMSIFSGTALYQEINGVDLYQFIDAEKEEAVSYAVFKQFPFSTAVVIFYMVSAFVCFVTSSDSNMSAMASISSSGISPENPEGQQWLKIVWGVAVGTVAWTMISFTGCTDGIKILSNLGGFPAAILELFIIGSLVRVVLFHEKLSVVE; encoded by the coding sequence ATGTCAAAAGAACCCCCAAGGCCGAAACTGGACTCCGTCGCCCTCAATCATGTCGTTTTCTGGCCGCCATTTTTGCTACTGCTGTTCGCCGTCGGGCTGAATTTCCTTTCGCCAGACAAAGTGGGAGACGACGGAAAAATCATCCCCGGCGGATTCTCAAAAGTCATCAACGGAGCCAACGGCTGGATTCTGGATCACTTCAGCTGGCTGTTTAGTCTCTGCGCTTTTCTGGCTCTCTGCCTGTGCATCTGGATCTGTTTCTCGAAGTTCGGAAAAGTTCGCATCGGCGGCAGCAAAGCTAAACCTCTGATGAGCATGTGGAACTGGTTCTCGATCACGATCTGTACAACCATCGCGATTGGAATTCTGTTCTGGTCCACGGCGGAGCCAGTGACTCACTATGTCGAGCTTCCGGCGGACATCGCCCAGCCCCGAACTCCCGAAGCGGCAACGTTCGCGCTTTCGACGATGTATCTTCACTGGTCGTTCACCCCGTACGCGCTTTACTGTGTCGCCTCGCTGATGTTCGCGTTCGCCTACTACAACATGAAGAAGCCCTTCTCGCTGGGATCGACATTGACACCACTGTTTGGTGACTGGTCGACGGGAAAAGGCGGCAACATTATCGACGCCGTCTGTTTGTACTCGCTGGTTGCCGGAATGGCAGCGGCGCTTGGGTCCGGAATTCTGATGCTCTCGGGTGGCCTCACCGACGTGGCTGGCATCCCGTCGAACTCGGCCGTGTGGGCGGGAATCACGTTTGCGATCGTGGCCACGTTTATCGTTTCCAGTGCCACAGGTTTGATGAACGGAATCCGAATCCTGTCCGACATCAACACCAAACTATTGATGTTGCTGGCAGTAGTCGCATTGATCTGCGGGCCGACGGTCTGGATTCTGACACAGAGCGGCGCAGCTCTGGTCGACTACGTCGTTCACTTCGTGCCTCGCAACACACAGTTCTTCCCGGAAAACTGGGGAAAGAACTGGACGGTTTTTTACTGGGCAGTTTGGCTGGCGTGGGCACCGATCACGGCCTGCTTTCTGGGACGAATTTCGTACGGCAGAACAGTTCGCGAGTTCATGTTGGTGAACTTCATTTTTCCGTCGCTGTTTGCAATCGTGTGGATGTCGATCTTCAGCGGCACGGCGCTCTATCAGGAGATCAACGGCGTCGACCTGTATCAGTTCATCGATGCCGAAAAAGAGGAAGCCGTTTCCTATGCCGTGTTCAAGCAGTTTCCTTTTTCGACCGCCGTTGTCATTTTCTACATGGTCAGCGCATTTGTGTGTTTCGTGACTTCGTCCGATTCGAACATGTCCGCGATGGCCAGCATCTCATCAAGCGGCATTTCCCCCGAAAACCCGGAAGGCCAGCAGTGGCTGAAAATCGTGTGGGGCGTTGCTGTCGGTACGGTCGCGTGGACGATGATCAGCTTCACGGGCTGCACCGACGGGATCAAAATTCTGTCGAATCTGGGCGGTTTTCCGGCGGCGATCCTCGAGCTATTCATCATTGGATCGCTTGTACGGGTCGTGCTGTTCCACGAAAAATTGAGTGTCGTGGAATAG
- the rplU gene encoding 50S ribosomal protein L21 — MYAIIADGGRQYKVEEGQILEIDFREVEAGSELKFDRVLAVSGTDGLKLGAPTLDGASVTAKVLEETKGEKLVVQKFRRRKNSKRRNGHRQKFVKVQIGSIAG; from the coding sequence ATGTACGCAATCATCGCAGACGGCGGCCGCCAATATAAAGTCGAAGAAGGTCAGATTCTTGAGATCGATTTTCGCGAAGTCGAAGCCGGCTCAGAACTGAAATTTGATCGCGTGTTGGCTGTTTCAGGAACCGATGGGCTCAAGCTCGGTGCACCGACTCTTGATGGTGCTTCGGTCACTGCCAAGGTTCTGGAAGAAACCAAAGGCGAAAAGTTGGTCGTCCAGAAATTCCGTCGCCGCAAAAACAGCAAGCGACGCAACGGCCACCGCCAGAAGTTCGTCAAAGTCCAAATCGGCTCAATCGCTGGCTAA
- the miaB gene encoding tRNA (N6-isopentenyl adenosine(37)-C2)-methylthiotransferase MiaB, translating to MATDSPQTETETTVETTPVHRLYIDTVGCQMNVLDSEMVVADLRRQGYELAGSIAEADTVLFNTCSVREQAENKTYSALGRLKDEKKKHPDKIIGVMGCMAQKDQKLIFKKAPFVDIVVGPGQLKEIPGLIEKARTEGGQHTAVGLGRKDGKLDIIKRSHETFDPLRDPSMRPTPFQAYLRIQIGCDKFCTYCIVPMTRGPEQGRDPQQIYDEAVLLAEQGAKEITLLGQTVNSYKHVAEDKTVTKLADLLHKLHDIEGIERIKFVTSYPKDMTYDLLYAIRDLKKCSPYLHVPLQSGSDAVLKRMKRGYTVADYRDMMSRIHEVLGERAAISSDFIVGFCGETEEEFQETIKLVEECRFKNSFIFKYSERPGTKASDHLPDDIPFEVKKRRNNELLEVQNRISEEDNNKFMGRTVDVLVEGRSKRSDNPVNQIDGNTDAGLPGSGPVQLTGRTHCDRIVVFDGNERLAGTVVPVGIYDVSGQTLFGTIVTDHVDNASIVKLT from the coding sequence ATGGCCACAGACTCGCCGCAAACCGAAACTGAAACGACCGTCGAAACGACGCCCGTCCATCGTCTTTATATCGACACGGTCGGTTGCCAAATGAATGTCCTGGACAGCGAAATGGTCGTCGCGGACCTGCGCCGTCAGGGATACGAACTCGCCGGTAGCATCGCCGAAGCCGACACTGTTTTGTTCAACACTTGTAGCGTTCGCGAACAGGCGGAAAACAAAACTTACAGCGCTCTCGGCAGGCTCAAGGACGAAAAGAAAAAGCATCCTGACAAGATCATCGGCGTGATGGGATGTATGGCGCAGAAGGATCAAAAGCTGATTTTTAAAAAGGCGCCCTTCGTCGACATCGTCGTTGGCCCCGGTCAACTCAAAGAGATCCCTGGCTTGATCGAAAAAGCACGGACCGAAGGAGGCCAGCACACGGCCGTCGGGCTGGGGCGGAAAGATGGCAAGCTGGACATCATCAAGCGTTCACACGAGACCTTCGATCCGCTGCGCGATCCGTCGATGCGACCGACTCCGTTTCAGGCTTATCTGCGAATCCAAATCGGCTGTGACAAGTTCTGCACTTATTGCATCGTGCCGATGACCCGCGGGCCAGAACAGGGACGCGACCCGCAGCAGATCTACGACGAAGCCGTACTGCTGGCGGAACAGGGCGCGAAAGAGATTACGCTGCTCGGCCAAACAGTGAACAGCTACAAGCACGTCGCCGAAGACAAAACCGTCACGAAGTTGGCCGACTTGCTGCACAAGTTGCACGACATCGAAGGCATTGAACGCATCAAGTTCGTGACCAGCTATCCGAAAGACATGACGTACGACTTGCTGTATGCGATTCGCGATTTGAAAAAGTGCTCTCCTTACTTGCACGTTCCTCTGCAAAGCGGCAGCGACGCGGTGCTCAAGCGGATGAAACGCGGCTACACCGTGGCCGACTATCGCGACATGATGTCTCGCATCCATGAAGTGCTGGGCGAGCGGGCCGCGATCTCAAGTGACTTCATCGTCGGTTTCTGCGGGGAGACCGAAGAGGAGTTTCAGGAAACCATCAAGCTGGTGGAAGAATGCCGCTTCAAGAATAGCTTCATCTTCAAGTACTCCGAGCGTCCCGGTACCAAGGCATCCGATCATTTGCCCGACGACATTCCATTCGAGGTCAAGAAGCGTCGGAACAACGAGTTGTTAGAAGTTCAGAACCGAATCAGCGAAGAGGACAACAACAAGTTCATGGGTCGCACGGTCGACGTTCTGGTCGAAGGCCGCTCGAAGCGGAGCGACAACCCGGTGAATCAAATCGACGGCAACACCGATGCTGGATTGCCAGGCTCCGGACCGGTTCAGCTAACGGGCCGTACGCATTGCGATCGCATTGTTGTGTTCGATGGCAATGAGCGACTGGCGGGAACCGTGGTTCCGGTCGGAATTTACGACGTTTCGGGCCAAACATTGTTCGGCACAATCGTCACCGATCACGTCGACAACGCCAGCATTGTGAAGCTGACGTAG
- a CDS encoding ammonium transporter: METNNIEMVAESLQTNMNFLWVAICAALVFFMQAGFAMLESGMVRSKNAINVIMKNYTDMCFGALVFWAVGYGIMFGTTTDGWGLFGTDGFMAEGEPWDYMVMMYQMMFAATAATIVSGALAERIRFGAYVLVAILITAFVYPVFGCWVWNEGGWLAQMGFIDFAGSSVVHSVGGWCALAGLVVLGPRLGRFGEDGEVREIGGHNLPLVAFGGMILWFGWFGFNGGSTLAADGRIGEILLNTHLAGSAGVVGFVLTKILFLDGKLLMTDTVNGGLAGLVGITAGCATMSPAYAVATGLAAGVICVAASAACLRWKWDDAVGAVAVHGVCGAWGTLAAGLFLKGDMYNWDIVSVQLIGIAACAAWTFTMAWTAFKVVSMVIELRVSTTDEQRGLDFSEHHEVGYPEFQATLHN; encoded by the coding sequence ATGGAAACGAACAACATCGAGATGGTTGCGGAAAGCCTGCAAACCAACATGAATTTCCTTTGGGTCGCCATTTGTGCGGCGCTGGTTTTCTTTATGCAAGCCGGTTTCGCGATGCTCGAAAGCGGCATGGTTCGAAGTAAAAACGCAATCAACGTGATCATGAAGAACTACACCGACATGTGTTTCGGTGCTCTCGTGTTCTGGGCTGTCGGATATGGAATTATGTTCGGTACGACAACCGATGGTTGGGGCCTGTTTGGTACCGATGGTTTCATGGCAGAAGGCGAGCCATGGGACTACATGGTGATGATGTATCAGATGATGTTTGCCGCAACCGCCGCGACGATCGTGTCGGGTGCGCTTGCTGAGCGAATTCGCTTTGGTGCTTACGTTCTGGTTGCGATCCTGATTACTGCGTTTGTATACCCTGTCTTTGGATGTTGGGTTTGGAACGAAGGCGGCTGGTTGGCACAAATGGGCTTCATCGATTTCGCTGGAAGTAGTGTCGTCCACTCGGTCGGAGGCTGGTGTGCGTTGGCTGGTCTGGTCGTCCTTGGTCCACGTCTTGGTCGCTTCGGTGAAGATGGTGAAGTTCGCGAAATCGGTGGACACAATCTTCCGCTGGTCGCATTCGGCGGCATGATCCTGTGGTTCGGCTGGTTTGGTTTCAACGGCGGAAGTACACTCGCGGCCGACGGTCGCATCGGAGAGATTTTGCTCAACACTCACCTTGCCGGATCTGCCGGAGTCGTTGGATTCGTTCTGACAAAAATTCTGTTTCTCGATGGCAAGCTCTTGATGACCGACACGGTCAATGGGGGCCTTGCCGGACTGGTTGGTATCACTGCGGGCTGTGCCACGATGTCGCCAGCCTATGCGGTCGCGACTGGCCTGGCGGCTGGCGTGATCTGTGTTGCTGCGTCTGCGGCTTGCCTACGCTGGAAGTGGGACGATGCCGTCGGAGCCGTTGCGGTTCACGGCGTCTGTGGTGCCTGGGGAACGTTGGCTGCCGGACTGTTTCTGAAAGGCGACATGTACAACTGGGACATCGTTTCAGTGCAACTTATTGGTATCGCAGCCTGTGCGGCGTGGACATTCACGATGGCGTGGACTGCTTTCAAGGTCGTCTCGATGGTGATCGAACTTCGTGTGAGCACGACGGACGAACAACGCGGACTGGATTTCAGCGAGCATCACGAAGTTGGCTATCCGGAATTCCAGGCAACGTTGCATAACTAG
- a CDS encoding BlaI/MecI/CopY family transcriptional regulator, with translation MGKKQNKSTQMKPTDGEQEILSALWALEKATVRQVYTELSGKRDVGYTTVLKLMQIMFEKGLLDRDETSRSHMYWPRQKAQVTQRRLVNDFVQKVFGGSTGKLVLNALSTKKATPAEIADIRKMLDEMGADE, from the coding sequence ATGGGAAAAAAACAGAACAAGTCGACTCAAATGAAGCCGACTGACGGAGAGCAGGAAATTCTGTCGGCGTTGTGGGCGCTTGAGAAAGCGACGGTGCGACAGGTCTACACGGAGCTATCCGGGAAACGCGACGTCGGTTACACGACGGTTCTCAAGCTGATGCAAATCATGTTTGAGAAAGGGTTATTGGATCGAGACGAAACGAGCCGCTCTCACATGTATTGGCCGCGGCAGAAAGCGCAGGTCACGCAGCGACGACTTGTGAATGACTTTGTGCAAAAAGTTTTCGGTGGTTCAACCGGCAAACTGGTACTCAATGCTCTGTCGACGAAGAAAGCGACGCCGGCCGAAATTGCTGACATTCGAAAAATGCTGGACGAAATGGGAGCAGACGAATGA
- a CDS encoding M56 family metallopeptidase has product MNTSRTQADSFWDFYTDLATSIGWTSIHFLWQGLLIAAATMLLLRTLRRHSATVHYAVACGGLLVMALAPVVTFCAINGRASLPISNRVIAVSTEGAAIAQHTAMSAAKQKPLAAESTFEKFRTPSSAPPINSSWTLHLLTSTKTKLESLAPWVGLLWFVGVVLAASRLLSGWAMLNRLRFESTKAQFPQLAACMASLKKQFGLVDDVVVGVSRKIANPLVIGWFQPLILLPVNISEELSLLQIRAVLAHELAHVRRGDFAVNVLQCVIETLLFFHPCVWWASAKVRHERENCCDDLAAKIVGSRRSYAEALLVLEQSRLRHGQLALNAEGGNLAERIRRLTRPSTRTNQRSSFAPAMLGLCVLLVLLPGVVAIASTAMQEQESEKDPMILNRDIAVTVVDSEGKPIPEVKIHAGVWSGDGTIADVVFPPNRNYITDESGQTNVELPHNYYIVRLWITGDGYVPMFAAWEEHEILDGKTPPRTLSVTMLRGSVGGGFVLDARGKPVAGAKVSLRGGGVEIKGPTRFMGIYGVVETDKEGKWSFDNLLPDVKATFSAEVEHTDYLPRKSVAVDRDTLIAKSAKIALSSGIEVTGKVTDINGNVVDDGLVVLGDDPYLESGSQEIEIDDNGQFRTLPQVPSKKRVTVVAKGYAPTSKMVDIAVDMPPVNFELKPGRKLRIKVTDENDIPIPGAYASLRRWRNSRCLYSQIHPNVKPTGIPYKANDEGIFEWDWAPADDVVWSISMRGYLSSDETPLAAGDHVHVIRLKKKPSLRGSIRYADTGKPARFTKVTPIIEHRAGMPGNRRDSDAVVADAQGEFVFQLSRSNLTYRLEFSKEGYRPFISQAFDTEKFPETMEISLEKSNPSTGSVVDFGGMPVAGAEVFLVDKFNSLRLNNYRVNFRVPDATTDSNGKFEFEALVDPTTLVVLHKEGFAERKLSKTELAKGEGPRIEIDRWASIKGTVTIGGQPVSDTSISHGPLAHFPTVVNQIHSRSSSTTDSNGDFHFSKVGSHPASLTIVKRGAYGKSTHCRINVPFNPQPGEASTVNLNFDYPFQTVLRNTELFEHVRTDGANCAFTKTANWEELLPADFNASNPHRGNYSDTLDFARQNQDWKTYFILSNATESTSGFIKDDGSVEAFLSGPGTYQFAASFQGRPLSSLADVTICSVLSYHGTLDVKDGIHELPSIDVPFEPPVSIGEPAPNAELGVGEEERLSLADLRGKVVLLDFWNGTSKQIPASNAAIESLKSSVQNDDPLAILSLHCFPSSMDKLIRKFPPELSRYVKTFSVDPEMHDSVCPKFGAWAVPLAVVIDQKGIVRFTGSHDRAVEIVSALLDTQN; this is encoded by the coding sequence ATGAACACGAGCCGCACGCAAGCAGATTCTTTTTGGGACTTTTACACAGACCTTGCGACATCGATCGGATGGACCTCCATTCACTTTCTCTGGCAAGGATTGCTTATCGCAGCCGCAACGATGTTGCTGCTAAGGACGCTGCGACGTCATTCAGCCACGGTTCACTATGCTGTCGCCTGCGGAGGGCTGTTGGTGATGGCACTGGCTCCTGTGGTCACGTTTTGCGCGATCAATGGAAGGGCCAGTTTGCCAATTTCGAATCGTGTTATCGCTGTCAGCACGGAAGGTGCCGCGATCGCTCAGCACACGGCAATGTCTGCGGCGAAACAGAAGCCATTGGCTGCGGAATCGACCTTCGAAAAGTTTCGCACACCTTCGTCTGCCCCGCCGATAAATAGTTCGTGGACGCTGCACTTGCTGACTTCCACCAAGACCAAACTCGAGTCGCTGGCTCCCTGGGTTGGATTGCTTTGGTTCGTTGGCGTTGTTCTGGCTGCTTCTCGCTTGCTTTCGGGTTGGGCGATGCTCAATCGATTGCGATTCGAATCTACAAAAGCTCAATTTCCTCAACTGGCCGCGTGCATGGCTTCGCTGAAGAAACAATTCGGCCTTGTTGACGACGTGGTGGTTGGAGTCTCCAGGAAGATCGCCAATCCGCTCGTGATTGGTTGGTTTCAACCTCTAATTCTATTGCCAGTAAACATTTCCGAAGAGCTTTCCCTGTTGCAAATCAGAGCAGTGCTCGCTCATGAACTGGCGCATGTTCGTCGTGGCGACTTTGCCGTCAACGTATTGCAGTGCGTCATCGAAACGCTGCTGTTCTTTCACCCCTGTGTTTGGTGGGCTTCTGCAAAAGTGCGGCACGAAAGAGAAAACTGCTGTGATGATTTGGCTGCAAAAATCGTGGGAAGCCGCAGATCTTACGCGGAGGCGTTGCTGGTTCTTGAGCAATCAAGACTTCGCCACGGTCAGTTGGCGCTGAACGCTGAAGGAGGCAATCTGGCTGAACGGATCCGCCGGCTGACTCGACCTTCAACGAGGACCAACCAGCGTTCCAGTTTTGCTCCGGCGATGCTTGGCCTGTGCGTTCTGCTGGTTTTACTGCCGGGTGTTGTCGCAATCGCATCGACTGCCATGCAAGAACAGGAATCGGAAAAAGATCCGATGATCCTAAATCGGGACATCGCCGTCACGGTTGTCGATTCCGAAGGTAAGCCTATTCCTGAAGTAAAAATTCATGCCGGCGTCTGGTCTGGTGATGGAACGATCGCAGACGTAGTTTTCCCACCCAACCGAAACTATATAACTGACGAATCCGGTCAGACAAATGTTGAACTTCCACACAACTACTACATCGTTCGACTATGGATTACAGGCGACGGCTACGTGCCGATGTTTGCGGCGTGGGAAGAACATGAAATCCTCGATGGAAAAACGCCTCCCAGAACACTGTCCGTGACGATGTTGAGAGGCAGCGTTGGCGGAGGCTTTGTACTGGATGCGAGAGGCAAGCCTGTTGCCGGAGCCAAGGTTTCGTTGCGAGGCGGCGGCGTTGAGATAAAAGGACCGACGCGATTCATGGGAATCTACGGAGTAGTTGAGACAGATAAAGAAGGAAAATGGTCGTTTGATAATCTGCTGCCCGACGTAAAAGCGACCTTCAGTGCCGAGGTTGAGCACACGGACTATTTGCCGCGTAAGTCAGTGGCGGTTGATCGAGATACCCTGATCGCAAAGTCCGCGAAAATAGCTCTTTCCAGCGGCATTGAGGTGACGGGCAAAGTCACGGATATCAATGGAAACGTGGTTGATGACGGCTTGGTCGTCTTGGGTGACGATCCGTATCTGGAATCTGGCTCGCAGGAAATTGAAATCGACGACAACGGTCAGTTTCGAACGCTACCACAGGTTCCGTCAAAGAAAAGAGTCACCGTGGTGGCAAAGGGATACGCACCCACATCGAAGATGGTCGATATCGCTGTCGACATGCCGCCGGTCAACTTTGAACTCAAACCAGGTCGCAAACTGCGCATTAAAGTTACCGACGAAAACGACATTCCGATTCCCGGCGCTTACGCGTCACTTCGACGTTGGCGAAACTCGCGATGTCTTTACTCTCAAATCCATCCGAATGTAAAACCGACCGGCATTCCATATAAGGCAAATGACGAAGGTATTTTTGAGTGGGATTGGGCTCCAGCTGACGATGTCGTTTGGAGCATCTCCATGAGGGGCTATCTTTCAAGCGACGAAACCCCGCTGGCCGCAGGAGATCACGTCCACGTGATCCGACTGAAGAAGAAACCGAGTTTGCGTGGTTCAATCCGCTACGCTGACACCGGAAAGCCAGCTCGATTCACGAAAGTCACCCCAATCATTGAGCATCGTGCCGGCATGCCTGGCAACCGCCGGGATAGCGATGCGGTCGTTGCTGACGCCCAGGGCGAGTTCGTGTTTCAGTTGAGCCGAAGCAATCTCACATATCGTCTTGAGTTTTCAAAAGAGGGCTACCGACCATTTATTTCGCAAGCGTTTGACACTGAAAAGTTTCCGGAAACGATGGAGATTAGCCTGGAAAAAAGCAATCCATCGACGGGGTCGGTGGTCGACTTTGGAGGAATGCCGGTCGCAGGCGCAGAGGTCTTTTTGGTTGACAAATTCAATTCGCTTAGGCTTAACAACTATCGAGTGAATTTTCGCGTCCCCGATGCGACAACTGACTCCAATGGCAAGTTTGAATTTGAGGCACTCGTCGATCCGACGACTCTGGTCGTGCTGCACAAGGAAGGATTTGCAGAACGGAAGCTTTCTAAAACGGAGTTGGCGAAAGGAGAAGGCCCGCGAATTGAAATTGATCGCTGGGCCTCCATCAAAGGAACAGTCACCATCGGCGGACAGCCTGTTTCAGACACAAGTATCTCGCACGGCCCGCTGGCACATTTCCCCACGGTCGTCAATCAGATTCATTCGCGAAGCTCGTCAACCACCGACTCCAACGGTGATTTTCACTTCTCCAAAGTTGGCTCTCATCCGGCCTCTCTCACAATCGTCAAACGGGGTGCTTACGGCAAATCAACCCACTGCAGAATTAACGTGCCGTTCAATCCTCAACCGGGCGAGGCTTCAACGGTAAACCTTAATTTTGACTATCCATTCCAGACCGTGCTGCGAAATACGGAACTGTTTGAACATGTTCGAACCGATGGAGCAAACTGCGCATTTACCAAAACGGCGAATTGGGAAGAGCTACTACCCGCAGACTTCAACGCGTCCAACCCACATCGTGGCAATTACTCTGATACGCTTGATTTCGCTCGACAAAATCAGGACTGGAAAACGTACTTCATCCTTTCCAATGCCACCGAATCGACCAGTGGGTTCATCAAAGATGACGGCTCAGTTGAAGCCTTTCTTTCCGGTCCAGGAACCTATCAGTTCGCTGCATCTTTCCAGGGTCGACCGCTTTCTTCGCTGGCCGACGTCACGATCTGTTCGGTCCTGTCCTATCACGGCACTCTTGATGTCAAGGATGGAATCCACGAACTGCCGTCAATCGATGTTCCGTTTGAACCGCCGGTTTCCATCGGCGAGCCTGCACCCAATGCTGAGCTTGGGGTTGGCGAAGAAGAAAGATTGTCTTTGGCCGACCTACGCGGCAAAGTGGTTTTACTGGACTTCTGGAACGGTACCTCGAAACAGATTCCTGCCAGTAACGCAGCAATTGAGTCTCTTAAGTCGTCAGTCCAGAACGACGACCCGCTAGCGATACTGAGTCTCCATTGTTTTCCGAGTTCGATGGACAAACTCATCAGAAAGTTTCCACCGGAACTAAGTCGCTACGTCAAAACGTTTTCAGTGGATCCGGAAATGCATGATTCCGTTTGTCCAAAATTCGGGGCGTGGGCGGTTCCGCTGGCCGTAGTCATCGACCAAAAAGGAATCGTCAGATTCACTGGCTCCCACGATCGGGCAGTCGAAATAGTGAGCGCGCTGCTTGATACTCAAAACTGA